A single genomic interval of Arthrobacter globiformis harbors:
- a CDS encoding aldehyde dehydrogenase family protein, with amino-acid sequence MVLMHSYQLAKEWTRSYETRSFWNVHRAHTASYRGAPSTRWPQFPQALSELTELPRLHTGLGNFRQTPLLLKEHPIMSSVISVYNPATEEQIGEVPAYDLPDVNAAVERAGAAQRAWVRKPLAERRDALWAIADAVIAHSDELALLESTDVGKPLAAARQEVLGVAECFKYYAGTVDKILGDTIPVDGGVSMTFREPLGVVAVIAPWNFPLPIASWSIAPALASGNSVIVKPAALTPLSTVRFGEIVKELGVVGDALQVLTGSGARIGNALAEHPDVNKVSFTGSTEVGRSIVQTASTTMKRVSLELGGKSASIVYNDVDLAKCLQAAPMSVFDNTGQDCCARSRFLVQRGIFDEFVEGFIETTRALKIGNPLDDKTNLGPLVSAAHRDTVSSFLENGLNVVTAGEVPDGPGFWMAPRIVIAPDPKSRVATDEIFGPIASVIPFDTEEEAIALANSSIYGLSGSIWTNDVGQALRTARALESGTLSVNSNSSIRIQTPYGGFKQSGIGRGLGQAAIEAYTELKTVFVRTEP; translated from the coding sequence ATGGTCTTGATGCACAGCTATCAGCTGGCAAAAGAATGGACGCGGTCCTATGAAACGAGGAGTTTCTGGAATGTGCACCGCGCACATACAGCTAGTTATCGTGGTGCTCCCAGCACTCGCTGGCCGCAGTTTCCTCAGGCATTGTCGGAACTAACGGAGCTTCCCAGACTCCATACGGGACTAGGAAATTTTCGACAAACCCCACTTCTCCTGAAGGAGCACCCGATTATGAGCAGTGTTATTTCGGTCTACAACCCCGCTACAGAAGAACAGATAGGCGAGGTGCCCGCCTACGACCTGCCGGACGTGAATGCAGCGGTCGAACGCGCAGGGGCCGCCCAGCGCGCCTGGGTCCGCAAGCCACTGGCTGAACGCCGTGATGCCCTCTGGGCTATTGCCGATGCTGTCATCGCTCACAGCGACGAACTGGCCTTGCTCGAATCCACCGACGTTGGTAAGCCATTGGCGGCGGCCCGACAGGAAGTTCTTGGTGTCGCCGAGTGCTTCAAGTACTACGCCGGAACGGTGGACAAGATCCTCGGAGACACCATTCCGGTCGACGGCGGCGTCAGCATGACTTTCCGGGAGCCGCTGGGTGTTGTGGCCGTAATTGCCCCGTGGAACTTCCCTCTGCCTATCGCATCCTGGAGTATCGCGCCGGCTCTGGCCAGCGGTAATTCGGTGATTGTGAAACCGGCAGCCCTTACCCCCCTGTCAACTGTTCGATTTGGTGAAATCGTGAAGGAACTGGGCGTCGTCGGAGACGCGCTTCAGGTTCTCACTGGTTCGGGCGCCCGGATCGGCAATGCCCTCGCTGAACACCCGGATGTTAACAAGGTAAGTTTTACCGGTTCCACCGAGGTCGGCCGGTCCATCGTCCAGACGGCTTCAACAACGATGAAAAGAGTCTCTCTTGAGCTCGGCGGGAAGTCCGCCAGTATCGTCTACAACGACGTTGACCTCGCCAAGTGTCTGCAGGCAGCCCCGATGTCGGTCTTCGACAACACAGGCCAGGACTGCTGTGCACGCAGCCGCTTTCTCGTGCAGCGGGGAATCTTCGACGAGTTCGTTGAGGGATTCATCGAGACTACGCGTGCACTGAAAATCGGTAACCCGCTGGACGACAAGACCAACCTGGGCCCTCTGGTATCGGCAGCCCACCGCGACACCGTTTCCAGCTTCCTCGAAAACGGTCTCAACGTCGTCACCGCCGGTGAAGTACCGGATGGCCCCGGCTTCTGGATGGCACCCAGAATCGTCATCGCCCCGGACCCCAAGAGCCGGGTGGCAACCGATGAAATTTTCGGCCCCATCGCCTCGGTTATTCCCTTCGACACGGAAGAGGAAGCCATCGCGCTGGCCAACAGCTCCATCTACGGCCTGAGCGGCTCCATCTGGACCAACGACGTCGGCCAGGCCCTGCGGACGGCGCGGGCACTTGAGTCCGGGACTCTCTCGGTCAACTCAAACTCATCCATTCGAATCCAGACACCTTATGGCGGCTTCAAACAATCAGGCATCGGCCGCGGCCTAGGCCAAGCTGCCATCGAGGCATACACCGAACTCAAGACCGTTTTTGTGAGGACAGAACCGTGA